One segment of Phragmites australis chromosome 13, lpPhrAust1.1, whole genome shotgun sequence DNA contains the following:
- the LOC133889407 gene encoding uncharacterized protein LOC133889407, with protein MLDTLGADSASAGYSGAAAATRSGLGGAYVSISAGVLSGSGSTGALGSGALGSGAGTGLSASAGGCRRKMKVSLQSRSGRSILTKERGKTYADLGPLYCHLDARILYPGPDDVGPESSLLLFSGGLCGATVRSTGSGPGPSRSKSGSRTADASPADGPALDD; from the coding sequence ATGCTCGACACGCTCGGGGCGGACTCAGCCAGCGCTGGCTACTCGGGTGCGGCCGCTGCCACCCGCTCGGGGCTGGGCGGCGCCTATGTTTCTATCTCAGCCGGCGTGCTCAGTGGCTCTGGCTCCACCGGCGCGCTtggctcaggcgcgctcggctcgggggctggaacCGGCCTCAGCGCCTCCGCCGGCGGCTGCAGAAGAAAAATGAAGGTTAGTCTCCAAAGCCGCTCTGGGCGAAGTATACTCACAAAGGAAAGGGGGAaaacttacgcagatttgggtcCTCTGTATTGCCATCTCGATGCCAGGATCCTGTACCCCGGGCCCGATGATGTGGGCccagagtcctccctcctcctcttcagcggcgggctctgcggggccaccGTGCGGTCTACGGGCTCCggaccaggcccaagcagatcaaagtctggttccagaaccgcagatgcctcCCCCGCCGAtggccccgcgctggacgactga
- the LOC133888316 gene encoding protein root UVB sensitive 1, chloroplastic — translation MSSPQSFLLLLPSPLYPHPLPPLGAPRPPSSSPPAARRFPCLAAKLSPPPLAASSPPPGGFSGGDGGGGGDGGGGRGPPGPSDGWRRWLQALHPELLVLLLLLHQSGASSALAEALGASGGGSDDDAGVWEVRGGTRTRLVPDPTGTSYLVAGDEGPKREEGDEKVGGGREDLAALRRQLERSWRRCTDVAVQLLLPDGYPHSVSSDYLQYSLWRGMQGVASQISGVLSTQALLYAVGLGKGAIPTAAAVNWVLKDGLGYLSKIMLSKFGRHFDVNPKGWRLFADLLENTAYGLEILTPVFPHLFVPIGAAAGAGRSAAALIQAATRSCFYAGFAVQRNFAEVIAKGEAQGMFSKFLGIALGIALANQIGSSVPLALISFAGVTAVHMYCNLKSYQSIQLRTLNPYRASLVFSEYLLSGQVPSVKEVNDEEPLFFNLSLGASRKQSNILSAEAKDAADKICCRLQLGSKPSEIIESKEDARALFDLYKDEQYLLTEYKGKFCIVLKEGSSPEDMLKSLFHVNYLYWLERYMGLKPSNVDSECRPGGRLEVSLDYAQREFSHVKHDGSNGGWVMDGLIARPLPLRIRIGDVVPS, via the exons ATGTCCTCGCCGCAAtccttcctccttctccttccctccCCGCTCTATCCgcatcccctccctcccctcggTGCCCCGCGCCCGCCTTCCTCGTCTCCCCCCGCCGCCCGCCGCTTCCCCTGCCTCGCCGCCAAGCTTTCCCCGCCGCCGCTCGCGGCATCATCCCCTCCTCCCGGCGGCTTcagcggcggcgatggaggaggcggaggtgatggagggggaggaagaGGCCCTCCCGGGCCCAGCGatgggtggcggcggtggctccaGGCCCTTCACCCGGAGCTCCTCGTCCTCTTGCTCCTGCTCCACCAGTCCGGCGCCTCGTCCGCACTCGCCGAGGCCCTCggcgccagcggcggcggcagtgatGATGACGCGGGCGTCTGGGAGGTGAGGGGCGGCACACGCACGCGGCTCGTGCCGGACCCCACCGGGACCTCCTACCTCGTCGCGGGAGACGAGGGGCCGAAGCGGGAGGAAGGGGATGAGAAAGTGGGAGGCGGCCGTGAGGACCTGGCCGCGCTGCGGAGGCAGCTGGAGCGTTCATGGCGGCGGTGCACGGACGTCGCTGTCCAGCTGCTGCTCCCCGATGGGTACCCGCACAGCGTCAGCAGCGACTACCTGCAGTACTCGCTGTGGCGCGGAATGCAGGGCGTCGCCAGCCAGATCAGCGGCGTGCTATCAACGCAG GCTTTGCTGTATGCGGTTGGGTTAGGGAAAGGAGCCATACCTACTGCAGCTGCGGTGAATTGGGTGCTGAAAGACGGGCTTGGGTACTTAAGCAAAATCATGTTGTCAAAATTCGGCAGGCATTTTGATGTTAACCCTAAGGGGTGGCGGCTGTTTGCGGATCTTCTGGAGAACACAGCTTATGGGCTGGAGATTTTGACGCCAGTGTTCCCTCACCTATTTGTCCCAATTGGGGCAGCTGCTGGAGCTGGTCGGTCCGCAGCTGCTTTGATACAG GCTGCCACCAGGAGTTGTTTCTATGCTGGATTTGCAGTCCAACGGAACTTTGCTGAG GTTATTGCAAAGGGCGAAGCGCAAGGAATGTTTAGCAAGTTCCTTGGCATAGCACTTGGCATAGCATTAGCTAATCAAATCGGCTCATCTGTACCATTAGCTCTCATTTCATTTGCTGGAGTTACTGCAGTCCACATGTATTGCAACCTTAAGTCATATCAATCAATTCAGCTGAGAACGCTGAATCCTTATCGTGCAA GCTTGGTATTTAGTGAATATCTATTAAGTGGACAAGTTCCATCAGTCAAAGAGGTCAATGATGAGGAACCTCTTTTCTTCAATCTGTCACTTGGTGCTTCACGTAAA CAAAGCAATATTTTGTCAGCAGAAGCAAAAGATGCTGCAGATAAAATTTGTTGTCGGTTGCAGTTGGGTTCTAAGCCTAGTGAAATAATTGAGAGTAAGGAAGATGCACGTGCTTTGTTTGATCTCTACAAAGATGAGCAATACTTGCTTACAGAATACAAGGGGAAATTTTGT aTTGTTCTTAAAGAAGGGTCTTCTCCAGAAGACatgctcaaatctttgttccATGTTAACTATCTGTACTGGTTGGAAAGATATATGGGCTTGAAACCTAGTAATGTTGACTCAGAGTGTAGGCCAGGTGGAAGGCTTGAAGTATCCCTGGATTACGCTCAGAGGGAATTTAGCCATGTCAAACATGATGGTTCTAATGGTGGCTGGGTGATGGATGGTCTGATTGCCAGGCCCTTACCCTTAAGAATACGAATAGGAGATGTTGTTCCTTCATAA